taaaaAGTGTCGTATAACTCGAGTGATGTTGGAATCGTCAAACTTTTGAGTTCCATGTTTGATTTCGTGCAAGGAGAATCTCCTGGCATAGACCTGCTTGTATGATTGGATAAGtgacttcctttttttttgtcagctggCCATTTAAGATAGATCAAGTGTTGGTCAGACGAGCCGATTTTTCATGGAACACCTCCGTCTGTACGCGTCTGATCTATATGGAAGAAAATATAGCATTTGGATCTTGTTTCTTTCGCTAACGCGTCTGACCGACCATAGTTTCTCTTCCATTATATATTGATCTAGTTCCTGATGAGGTAGAGTTTCCATATAGCTGACCTGACCATGAAATTCAGAACACGTGACTTGCCTTAGATCAACAAGAAACAAAGACCATGCTAGACATATATCGTGTGGTCCAACACTCTTCTTCGTTTTCTATTTTCTCACTTTGTCTTCTATGCATTGAGGTTACTAGTGTAGTAGTGTGTTGGTGTGTTTCTCATTCTCAGTTTTTCTGTCTGAAAGAGAAGCGTACATAGTTAGAGAATACTTGGATGAGAGGATTACTAAAACCATGTTGAACATATTGTTAGTGAAGTTAAAAAGacctgttttcttttcttttggcaCAAGCTATTACAACAAGAATTCGTTTTATCTAAATATAGAAACTCATAAACCATATTGTTTCGAAACTTGCCTTGATCGAAATAGACTAGGACTCTTTTCTTGGAATGGTCAAATAAATCTAAACAAAGAAGTTCCTAAAGATATGGTTGAGTCAATCAtcaaatttaaacaatagagaAAAATAGCTTACATAGAATTCAATGGTGGAAACTAACTTGCTATCCTCCATTAAAGCACCTCGAGTCTCCTCAAAGTTTATTTGGTCGGGTTGGGCAAAACCTAACAAGAAAAGGgcataaaaaaacaaagacataTCTGATCAACCCGACCCACTTTAACCTCTTTGTTGGCCGCGCTACATGTTCGCACGCGGCCATCTCACAaagaacatatattaaaaacacacaACATCATTCATAAGCTTATTAAAGCTTTGATAGTAATAAAACCAAGAAAGAAGAACCCTAAGTTGCATTCACAAGCCACATCTTCATAAAACATCAAGtggtataaatataaaaaatggtgAGAAGAAGAGACAACCTCACGTTATCAGTCTTAACACCGCCCCTCGGCGAGGCCAAAACGGCAGCAACAACTCCGGTGGCCTCACAGAAACCGAAAAAACGTTTATCGAAACAACTATCTATGTTGGAGACACCAAGAGACATTGCTTGGGAAAGAAGAAGACGTCAGATGATAATGATTCAAGAGAAGAAGATGCTTCACAAAGGAGTTTCAGACAATCTTAGTGAACAGACTAAACTGACTGATGAGGATTTAAACGAGCTTAAAGGATCCATTGAGCTAGGTTTTGGTTTCAATGAGGAAGCTGGACAAAAGCTTTGCAATACATTGCCAGCTCTTGATCTTTACTTTGCAGTGAACCGTCAGCTCTCTCCTCTCCCTTCACCTAACAGCAGCAGCCGTACCAGCAGCGCATCGTCATCAGCTTTCTCGATGAGTATACCTGGTAGTCCCAAGAAAACTGATTCAGATTCATTGAAGATAGTATGTCCAGGTAAAAAAAAGAGCTTATCATTTTGTTGCTTAGTTTTGAGTCATGAGTTTGAGTAGGCATGCAGGTTCGCTTACTTGGGGTTTTTAGGAATTTGGTTGGTTTGGTACTGCCAAAATCTCACCAAATTGAACCGATTTTTTTTCCTAGTTCGGTTCAActtttggtttgtttggtttcaaaaaaattttaccAAAGTTTTTGAATTCGATTTAATTTAGGTTTAAATTGgttaataattcaaaaaaaaaattggtcatgtttatttattttggttcagattttggttagttcggtggAGGATTGTGGCTAAGATCAGTATAgttactaattattttttagaaatctGAATTAACCAATtaccaaaccaaatcaaaaaccAATTTGTTAATTACCGAATTGACCCAAACCTTCTACCGAATTGAACCGAAAACGAACTTTTCAGTTTTGTTCGGTTCAGTTAATAACTGGAGTCTGGAGGCCTAAATTTGAGTGCTCTTTTGTGGATATATTTGCAGGGGACAATCCTCAACAAGTGAAGCAGAGACTGAGACATTGGGCACAAGCAGTTGCATGCTCTGTGATGCAGACTTATTGATAAAGGCTTCAATCATTCAGATTTTCTGTTGAGAGATAGGAAGTTCAAGAATCCTTTAATCAAGATTCTgaagaaacaagaaaagcataaaaaagatagagaaagaAGATTTATGGTTGTGTATATATACTTTGTGCAAAGGGAACAAAagatgagaaaaaaacaaagtctttcttgttcataaactgtataccaaaaaaaaaaagatttcgaTATTGGTCTTGGATTGGATAAttataaaatgagaaaaaattCTTCTAATCTTTTGAGCCAATTTGCACGTTATTTTACTCACTAGTCAGAGTGTATTCTgtcacaaaataaattattgggtgtattttgtaataattaaaatatgtgagggtgtaaaataaaaaaaacttatctcGAGTTTTTATAAAACCTAGAAGACAAAACCTTCTTCAGGTTGCTGGCATTCAGACAGAAACTTCGGTGTCGGCGAACGGAACTAACTCCTACACGACAAACCCACTTCAAAGTTCCATCAACTCATCGGAGAAGTAAGCTTAGTTATCTGCCATGGCTCCTGATGCTTCTACTGCTCTTGCAGGTCTGCTCTGCTCTCTTCCTTCCTCTATATGAATCTCTTGTCATTACAACGAGATTCCTTGATGGGTTCTGACACTTACCTCTAGTTGAACTGATCTGATGAAGAAAGATCggttcttttatttattattgtgaAAATTTTCAATGTTATGGCCACAACTGGAACCAAAGAAGCTCAAATACTAATTGAGTCTCAGTGTTATGAATTGGTTATCGAAAGTTTGACACTTTGAATCTTAATTCTTATTTCTAGCGAGGGAGAAAGTTCAGCAGTTCCTGAATGCAGCTTGTACCGGAAACCTCGAGTTCCTCAAGAGTAAGTTCGTTAGATTCCTCAAGACACTGCATCTCTTTGTCTCTGATATATATCTTCACCAAGCAGATGTTGCTAAGCAGCTTGACGAAGGCAAAGGCTTGAAGACAACCGTGGAGAGTGTCAAAGACGCGAACAAACGCGGCGCGCTTCATTTCGCTGCGAGGGAAGGACAAACTGAGATATGCTGGTATCTATTGGAGGAGCTGAAGCTTGACGCTGACACAAAAGATGAAGCTGGTTCGTTTGTTTCCTTGTCTACTTTATAGCTCTATTATCATTTACTTTGAAACTTGTTATGTGAGATTGTAATGATGTTGTTTCAGGGGATACTCCGCTTGTTCATGCTGCTAGGCAAGGACAGGTTGGGACGGCGAAGTATCTTTTGGATCAGGGAGCTGATCCTAATATTGCTAGTGAACTAGGAGCTACTGCATTGCATCATGCGGCTGGGACAGGTTGGTTTCTAATTAGTATGTTGTAGTTTACTTCGTTTCAGGTCACCAAGTGTTGTGTTTTgctcagtgttctaaaaatcggtttagGCAGCGCctaaacaaaacgatttttcttttaaaataggaTCGGTCTAGGCATCCGCCTAATTCATAATGCCTAAGTACCGCCTAACGATTTCTTTGAACATTTGGTTTTGATTATGCCCTGCCTAAACCGATTTTTGTAAAgctgtttttcttttaaaatcggATCAGTCTAGGCATCCGCCTAATTAATTATCCCATATAAATCGCTTAACTACCGTCTACCAATTTCTTGAACATTTGGTTTTGCTTATGACAGGGGAAATTGAGTTGCTAAAGGAGTTGCTATCTAGAGGTGTTCCTGTTGACTCTCAAAGCGAGTCTGGCACGCCATTGATTTGGGCTGCTGGCCACGACCAGAAAGATGCTGTGCAAGTCTTGTTAGAACACAAAGCTAATGTAACCTCTTGTTGTGTATATCTATATTCCACCTAAACCGTAGTTTTTCAATGAAActaaaagtttgtttttattaatgttCTTGCAGCCTAACGCTGAGACCGAAGACAATGTCACACCATTGTTATCTGCAGTGGCAGCTGGTTCTGTGGCATGCACAAAGCTGTTGGCCATGGTTTGAGATGCTAGCTCCTAATCTGTAGTCTTGTCTTGTTTTTGGTTGCTATACACATCTTTAGATCAAAGCTTGGTTCTTATTTTGTTACAGGCACGTGCCAAAGCTAATGTTTTCGCTGGTGGTGCAACTCCGTTGCACATTGCTGCTGATATTGGAGATTTTGAGTTGATCATCATTTTACTTAAAGCTGGAGCTGATCCTGATCAGAAAGACGAGGTAAACATCTATTTGAGTTGATCATCTCTTTTGTTCACTTGATCCGTATGAAACACAGATTCTGTGGTTTTTCAGGAAGGCAATAGGGCATTAGAAGTTGCAGCTTTGAGAGAGAACAGAACGATCGTTGAGACTCTCATCCGCTTGACAACAAAACCTGAATCTGTTTCAGACTGGACTGTTGATGGAGTTATTGCTCACAtgaaatcaaacaaagaacaagaGGACAACTCAAAATCTGGAGTGACTGTGATCAAGAAAGACCTTCCACAGGTCTCACCAGAAGCAAAGGCGAAAGCTGCAGAAGCAAAAGCAAGAGGACAAGACGCTTTCTACAGAAAGGATTACCAGATAGCCATTGACGCTTACACACAAGTATTCAACactaaaatatacttttaaaactCATAAGAAGATTCTTAGTTTATGttcatttttgtgattttgtggCGTTTTCTTTGAACATAGGCCATTGATTTTGACCCTACGGATCATACCTTCTTCTCAAACCGAAGCCTCTGCTGGTTGCTGTTAGGACAAGGTGAGCACGCCTTGTCGGATGCTAAAGCCTGCAGAGAACTAAAGCCTGATTGGCCTAAAGCTTGCTTCAGAGAAGGCGCTGCTCTTCGTTTGCtacaggtaaaaaaaaaaaaaccatctcACTTTCGTTGATTTTTGAACATGGAAACGGTATAAATCACTGAGTTATCGATGAATCTCCAGCGGTTTGATGAGGCAGCTAATGCTTTTTACGAGGGAGTGTTGCTTAGCCCTGAAAGCAAAGAGCTCATTGATGCGTTCAGGTTTGTTTGAAACACTCATGATGTTTGGTTTTTGTcgtttttttttacaagataGTTGATGTCTTTTGTTTATTCTACAGAGAAGCTGTAGATGCTGGAAGGAAGTTTCATGGCAAGGACAAGATTAAGGACAAATCATAAGATCTTCTGAGAGATGGCTCTGTTTAGTTTGTGTATGAAGTTTTGATCTTGGTTCTTACCTTTGTCTCTCCCCCTTATGCAGTTGTTGCCCATCTTAAGTGTACTAAAAACATTAGGAACAATGTTTTGTTTGTGCTTGAATTTTGTCATTTGTTAGGATTAAcagctttgattttttttttaaatggtaaaactataattttattagGAAATGgcagaaaaaatattatgacaatgatagaaaatacaaaaaaaaaatattatgacaaTGATAAAAATTATCACCActcttaaatactaaacccaaaaaaagtaaataaaaatctttttaacttttaattcgTATTATTTGAGAATGTTCTTAGGTGactatcttttaaaaatatattatattaatgctattttctataaaaaaaattgagaactAATTCTATAATATTTGTCTAATTTTATTGTGTTTTAGTTAACACTTTATTTGTTGATAGAAGACTAATAACATAGCTTGTCCGCCTTTGTATCACTTTATATCTTAGTAAGTTACACACAGACATACAATTATgatttatcttattatatatgaaAGATTAAGCTCGtggtatttattttattttacaatatatGGTGATGATAATAAGATGCAAGACGGTGAATGTTGGGTGAAACTTGAAGGTCTTTCAGCAATTGACAAAGGCGTAGTTGACAATCATGTTCCCACGAGCGTATCCCTGACCGTTGGTGTCGAGCTGTTTGAAAACGCCATCGTCTAAGTCCAAACCAC
The window above is part of the Brassica napus cultivar Da-Ae chromosome C3, Da-Ae, whole genome shotgun sequence genome. Proteins encoded here:
- the LOC111206474 gene encoding uncharacterized protein LOC111206474, with protein sequence MVRRRDNLTLSVLTPPLGEAKTAATTPVASQKPKKRLSKQLSMLETPRDIAWERRRRQMIMIQEKKMLHKGVSDNLSEQTKLTDEDLNELKGSIELGFGFNEEAGQKLCNTLPALDLYFAVNRQLSPLPSPNSSSRTSSASSSAFSMSIPGSPKKTDSDSLKIVCPGDNPQQVKQRLRHWAQAVACSVMQTY
- the LOC106452812 gene encoding ankyrin repeat, PH and SEC7 domain containing protein secG-like, which codes for MAPDASTALAAREKVQQFLNAACTGNLEFLKNVAKQLDEGKGLKTTVESVKDANKRGALHFAAREGQTEICWYLLEELKLDADTKDEAGDTPLVHAARQGQVGTAKYLLDQGADPNIASELGATALHHAAGTGEIELLKELLSRGVPVDSQSESGTPLIWAAGHDQKDAVQVLLEHKANPNAETEDNVTPLLSAVAAGSVACTKLLAMARAKANVFAGGATPLHIAADIGDFELIIILLKAGADPDQKDEEGNRALEVAALRENRTIVETLIRLTTKPESVSDWTVDGVIAHMKSNKEQEDNSKSGVTVIKKDLPQVSPEAKAKAAEAKARGQDAFYRKDYQIAIDAYTQAIDFDPTDHTFFSNRSLCWLLLGQGEHALSDAKACRELKPDWPKACFREGAALRLLQRFDEAANAFYEGVLLSPESKELIDAFREAVDAGRKFHGKDKIKDKS